The stretch of DNA TTGATAGGTGGATGCTTAAGAATGATAGGAAGTGGATACAGCATGGTATGAGGGGATAACAACACCAGATTCTCAACAATGTAAACACAATAACATGAAAACAGATGCAgctcactgtgtatgtgtgtgtgtgtgtgtatgtgtgtgtgtatgtgttatgcCACAGGGGCTTTGAGCCAGACAGTATTACCTGGAGCCAGAGACAGAACTGTGGCAAAGACAAGTAACCCCACCCCATACACACATCTCTCTCCCCGACACCAAAACGCCAGAGCAGACAGAAGACAGGAGAGATATGAACTTAGGGCGATAAAGTGCATTGGTggtgagacagaggaggagagtagTGAGgtgcagagaagaaaagaaaggtgtGGAAGGGCTGGAGAGATAAGGGtaagaggaaaaacagatggaGATGAGAGTGTGTTTGCGTTTGGATAAGGTGTCAGGGGGGCAGGTCTTGGCTGGTTGTGCCGGTCAGGGTGATGCTGTGCCATAAGCTGAGAAATTAGCTCGCTCAGAAAGAGTGGAATTAAACCATCTAAGAGGAGCCAGAGAGtaagaggatgatgatgaaatagGCGGGATCTGTTTTCAAGTCTCTAGTGATATCACTATCTGTAAGACTTCTACAGTCTACAGCCAggttagcagctctgtgaggctgctaAATGCAACACCAGGATACTAACATGCTTGCAATAACAATGCTAACACGCTGATGTTTAGCTGGGAAAATAATGTTCACTTTGTTAAGTATGTTACTTTACAGTGTAAGCATGCTAACATTGGCTAATTAGTGccaaacacaaagtaaaagtGAGGCTGATGAGAATATTATTCGTTTTGCAGGACGAACTGAACTCTGACCTGATAATGCTCgatgaaaagtcagaggatcaccaaatcgatgaatgtgtgtaccaaatttcatggcaaacTATCCAATAGTTGTCAAGACATTTAATTCAGAACCACATATATTAATATCATGGTTACAGCAGAGGAATGGTCAGGGGAACTCCAAAGTCAGGATACATCAATTGGGAACAATAAATTTGTACAAAAGTTTGTATCAATCCAAAAAAGTaaagttgagatatttcattgGATATGTAAGGACTTTGACCTGCTGATGGTGTTAAATTAAAACTGACAGAATAAAGGATTAACAAAAGCAAAATGTCATGGTGTTGCGATATCAATCTGGACCAAAaaaccaaagtggtggactgaccgACATTGCCGTCCCTGGAGCTAGACATGGCTGGCACAGCTAAAAAGAAAGCACTGGTTTGTGAGGAAAGATAACTGCATCTATTTAACTTCAGTTGAGCAGCACATCTGTGAATCCTTTCCCTCCTTGATGTATAAGCAGCTCATTTTGATTAAGCTTGTAAATCAGGATGATAATCACACATCTGTTTCTAGAGCTGCAGTTGCTGTCAGAGAGGTATAAGCTGTAATTCAATGGCAGTACAGGGGAATAATAGGTAATTCTTGCTAAGGTGAGATATAGAGGAGAGTTTACAGTGCAGCATGTAGAGCTGATAAagagttctttctttctctcttgtcttAGATTTCCCCCTGCGAGCCCTGGCAGTGCGAGGACAGTGACACTGTGACAGTGACTCGGCCATTGTCTCCTCACTGTTTCTGGACAGAGCGTGGCTCCCTGGCTGCCTCGGCTGTCCATTGTGACTgtagagaagaaagaaagatccAGCTTGTCTGCATAAAGACCTATTCAGCATCATTTATTTTTGCCAGCCACATTTGCAACCCCTAGAACAGCACTGAAGTCTCAGCACTATCCCTAGCCCCAAGCCTTTTTCTCCACCCTCAGCCCCGTCTCTCTACCTCCTCATTCCTATCCCATTCCCTCGGCCCCCTCCCACTCCACTGCCTCAGGTTCACCCTCAGCTTCTGCCCCATACGGAGTCCCAGATGACAGCTCAGAAACATCCGTTACCCTCCCACTCTACACGagccttctttcctctctctccagccCCCATGGCGCTTGGCACCAATGCCCATCACATAGACAGATGGAGCCAACCCTGACCCCTCTCCTCACCAGTGGGGACGCCAAGAGAATCAACGCCTGACtagaggagggggggttgtgTGAGTGTGGAGCGGGGAGACAGGAAGGCAAAGAGGAGAGTATTGCTTTGTCACCAAGGCAACACATTGCCCAGCCTCCCGTGGACTCCCCTTCAGCCCAACCCAAGGCCCTCGGATAAAAACGCACACAGCAGGAAATTCAACAGCAGGACCAGAAGGACTTCTGGTTGTTTTTCCTCTAAATTGTGCCTGacatattttttactttgatgATCTGGTGGAGCTATCTTGTTCTGTACTCGTAGAGAGGAGATATGAACACTGATAAAATTCTAAATATAGGAGACATTATTTGAAAGAAGCTGGAAAACACAAGAAGATCATGTCTAAAAATGCCAAAGGAAAGCCAGCTCCTTAAGTGTTGGTGAAGTTTTACTGAACACCACAGAAGTTTCTTTCTGGGTCTGGGCTACACTTCTTTTCCACCCCTGGCCTAAGAAAAGCTGCAATTGCCTGGCAAGaatattgcttttttaaaatgcaaatcGACACATGGgaaggatttctttttttacagtaagCAAGACACTTCTTTTCATTGTGCTTTCcacttgaataaaataaaataagcttttccctgacagaaaaaaaagcatacatGCGGTACTCCAGTCAGAGCTTCCATAGATGTGCGTGTGTGCCAGAGTCTACACCACATTACACCTCTGCACTTGTCAACATCCATTTTGTGTCAAGGAATTTGCTGTTGCACTCTTTTGCCTGAAAATCCCTGCAAATTTTACAAGAAGCAAGAAAGTGGCTACTCTATggtcatttgatgtttttgctGTCTTCTAACCTCTACTGACTGGCATTCTGATTAGCATATAATGCCAGACAACCAATTTTAAAAGAACCACGcatcaacaataaaatgagaCACTAATGGCCAGTGAAATGAATTCAGCGGGCCGACATAACAGAGGGGGGAATACCTGAGTCCCAAAGCTTCCCAGGTAATTGGAGTGCAGTATAGTGTTTTTTACTCCAAAGCACAGCTCCTCTTGTGACCTTGCACGCTGAAAACTTAGAAGAGGCAGATTTAGAGAAATATAGAGAGAAATACTCTATGTCCGAGGTTTATGATAATCTTTGGAATTTTTCATCATTACTCTAAGAGCATTAGCATAACAGAGACTGTTTGGACTGTTAGTGTCAGCCTGTCTTCAGTCATTTCAGTTTTCTCTGCTGGGCTGAGCGTCCAGGACATACTTACTATCTATTCCTGTCACTTAAAAGAAATACTTTTAGAATCTTTGTCATCTATAGTGTCTGTTTGAAAGAAATTGTGATAATGATCCCTGGTGCAGCTTTTATATAGCTTCTGAACATATTTTACTATGTCTAATCCTCAATTTTTGATGAGAAACCATACTCTTAAATTTAGAGTCCATTCAAAACTTCCTAATTGGtccaaattaaaacataaagtgGATAATCAAAAATGGTATAATGGTGTTGACTGTTGTCTGATACAGTATGCGTACACATCTGCAGGTAATTGTTTTGTATAACTATACAAAGAGCATTGTTAGAGTTGTGTGAAATCCACAACTAAGGTGTGAAAATTGGTTGTTAGACGTGCAATGTGCTGGAGGACTAAACATTTCTCATTCCTGATGCAGTGATTTTAATTTTAGATGACCAAACGATTGGAAAAACTGAGTTGTGATGTTTTGTAAGTTGTTTGTGCCTGAGTACCTGTCTACTATTACTTAAAAAAGAGGCCAGTGGAGAGTGAAGCAGTGAGTCAGTGCTGTTGTAAAGATATTTATGAGGCCAATATGACACGGCTGATATGATAGAGTCTAGAGGTCATAtaagtgataaaaaaagaaaggcagcCACAGTCCAGCAGTTCTGTGTGTGCTCGTGTCAGTGGACGTCAGATTGTGAGAAACACAACATGGAGGAAGATATATTTGTGTCGTTTAAAGTTGGATTTCATCTTATGATATTTGTTGCGTGCCATCGCTTCTGGCTCTATCACCCAGTTGCCTCCCTGCTACACTTTACTGTGTGTTATTTAATGAATCAGAAAGTAATCTTTCATAAACTTGCGCTATATAAAGGGAGGCAATATTTTCAAAACCTTTAAAAGACAAAGGGTCAGATGTTGGTGGTGTATCACGTAAATTGTTTTTCTCACCTTAACACCTTTGGCGCTTCAAcctcacacacaaaataacatacagacacacaccttaATTACTATTTCTGTGGCGCTACCTGTCTGTGACATTGAGCTCAAACCAGCTGGGATTAATTAGTGACTCAATAAACACATGTGCACGCATGCAGGGGCtgacacaaacgcacacacacacacacactatcatctctgtctttttgagtgaaatatacacaaacatgtCATAAACACTCATGCCAACACACAACCACTTTTCATATCTTCACCATTTGGTACTTGTTTTCTAACTTTCCATGcttgtaaaaaaacacacatacacacacaagcacacatgcaaTTATACAGGATATGAAAAGCTTCCAGAACAGCATGTTGCCAATAAACACCCCTCGTCCTCTGCTGTAATTACCTCACTCTTCATTTCACACCTAGAGTATGCACCTCATATCTCCCCGTGTCAAggtgttgctgctctgtctctgtgcaaGGCGATACCTGTCCACACTAATAAGAAATATGATCTTGAATGTTAGTTTATAGTCTTTTATAAACacgggaaagaaagaaatatgtcTTTTGGTCTGGTTTGTAGAGGCATCACAAGTTTAAATAGAAAAAGATTTTAGAATTTGAAGCGTGATCGTGTTATCCATGTTCGGACtgacatattttttcattttgcagaGCGGTGTTTGTGTTAGTGAAATCCACGGCCGGTAAGGACAAGCTGCTCCTGTCAGCTTGTGTTGGGTGTGTGGGCTTGTCCCGCGCACTGCTGACTTTGATAGAAATAAAGCAGCTGACAGGTTTTTAAAGACAAGCTGTCGCCAGCCATAACCTTGaggatgtttgtttgtgtgtgtgtatgtgtgctgtatatgttttgttttatgggGGTGTGATGAGGGTACAAACTGTAGTAGGGGGCTGAATATGCTGAGGTAAGACAAAGAttgagggaagagaggagggtgaATTGAACAGGGcataatagaaaataataaatttgTCAGGTGCAATGAGCCTTTATCTGGTAGAATATGTtgtaaaacacaacattatagacaacagtacagtacatctcacatacacaaacaagaGAGGAACGAAGATTAACTGGACTTTAGCCACTGGAGAATTCAAATGGGAGATCCAGTGAGgtagtgtgggtgtgtgtttcgGAGGATGAGAGATAATTTACATCTGTGCATTAGCtgtttgattgtgtgtttgtgtggatctCCACTGTTTATTCTATCAGTAGCCAGTTCTTGTTTTATCCAGCCGCCTCTGTTGTGGCAACTCATTACCATAGTGATAATGAGAAATAGAAAAGGTTGCCAGTGTCAGCAcaccaagtttttttttacactgtcaAAACAGCAAATATGGATGATCAGAGAAATTACAAAATTCTGTCCCTCTGTGTGGCTGCGTGTGTGCATCTTTTAATTTGATGGATTTTTATCACCCACTAACTGCAAAGATACACAAACTTAGGTTTACTTTTAGAGAAACTCAACACCAAAAGCGGATTCTTTTGACTTCAAGTCTGTTGAATGTCTGGCCACACCATGCATCATAGTTAGGTGAGGTCAGGTTTGTGCTCTGCTGCACCTATAACCAAACCCTATCCCCTATGGGTGCATTTCTACATTGCTACAGCAAGACAAGAACATCAACCACTGGCTATTAAGTTACTCTTCAACTCACCTTGCAAAGATCAGATCTTTTGAAGTGCATTCTTTTTTGGAAAGCCTTGAACTGTTAGAAcaaaaaggttaaaagttcaaattGAAGTGCTAATGTAAAACCAGTCTTCACATGTGTCTTCTCTTCTAGGTAACTGCTGCCACTTTGCAAATTCAAGATTGGAAATTTTGTGGATGTTTTGATTTGCTTTGGATGTTGGATCAGTAAAGACAATTTGGATCCGTCTCTGTACGCAAGACTTGAAAAGAGACCTGAATTGAAGTTGTGGACACTTTGTATACAAACCGCGGTGGATAAAACTATGATGCACAGCTGAATCAAGTAATTTAGTTGCATTATATTCATTGCCACCATATCAAGCCATCTTTCGGATTTTCAAGATAACATACGACACAAACCAATGAAATTGTCTGCTGGACCTGACCTGAGTTTCTGAATGAAATAAAGACTTCTAGATTCCTAAGTGGATCCTGCTTCTTCTGTGGTGGTGGCGGCTTTTTTCAGCAGGCTGGGAGTGGCAGCAGGATGCCTGAACTGGACAACTTTCCCCCCCTGAGGGGACATAGAGGCCCTGAACTGGGCCTCAATGGTCATGTTGACCCAGCTCAGATTCAGCACAGCATACTGGAGGAGCAGGTGGAGCTGTGGTGGTTCAGAGATCCAGGGAAGTCTCTGCTCTGCTACTGCGTTGCTGTATTTCTAATTCTGGGCTGCGGGCTTGGAGGAGTCGGCCTtctctccaccaccaccagcgTTTCAAGCGAATGGCGGCTTGGCGCAGGCACAGCCCTCTGCCTGCTAGCCCTGGGGGTCCTACTTAAACAACTGCTCAGCTCAGCTGTGCAGGACATGAATTGTGTTCGAAGCCGGCAGCGCATTGACATGCTAAAAAGCGGAGGTTTATCGGATCTCCTTGTGGTTTTGATTACCGGACTGTCACTGTTGATTTGTGGAGGGGTTCTACTACATCTGGCCCTGGCTAACCACATGCCAAAGCCTGGCCAAGCCCTTAATGACATGTACATCTCTGGAGTAGTCTTGCTGGCTGGAGGGGGGGCTGCAGTTTTGGGCGTTGGAATATACTCAGTTGTGGTGGTCCTCCTTGAGAGGACAAGGCACGGACGACGGTTTGTGGATCAGGTTTTGAATATTTTCACTGTGTCTGGACACATGGACCGCCAGGCTCGCAGAGAGACTACCTCCAGTCTGGCTAATCTCATATGAGATGTAACCACACCAAGGTTGGGTATTTTGGCCCTTAGCTCTTCACGTCAGAACATTAGACCTCACCTAAGTTGGCTTCATGCCCAAACTTAAGGAGAAATCTGACTAAAATGAAAAAGTCATCCCTTATGTGTTCTAGCTTTTTCACCAGCTGATTAGAGTGTGTATGAAGCAAAAGGAGTGGAATTGTAATATCTGCTTGACAAACGCATTAGCAATAAGAAGTAAAATCTCAATCAAGACTGAAGAGTAGCATACTGATTAAGAATTGATTACTACATGGCAATGCTCACACTGCAGCTCAAAGTGTCCCAGTTCAGATTTGTTTCTTCATGTGACCAGGTACAAAATCATATGCTGTGGTAAAGAATTatgtaacttttattttaaagctcaaAGCAGCACCAACAATGGAAAATAAGTACAAGTTTTAGTtcaaaaacacctttttaatgttgttattaGATGGGTTCAGCAGTCTGTGGTGTGAGCATAGCCCTCAATGAAatttcatttacagtatatagctATTTTCTCTCCAAGTGATGTTTAAATAAGTTATGAGACTCTTAAACCTACAAATCTGAGGAGACAGAAAACTTGTCTTGTCAAAAGTGACATACAGTGTTGGTTAAAGGGGGCATTTACAAATTGTAAGGTCGTACTTTAAAAATTATTGTatgttataaaatatgtttCCTATCAAAGTGTCCTTTGGCCACATATCTGACCACTACCTGTTTAATGGTTGTAAGTGTTATGGATAAGAAAACTAGTTGAATGGCTTAAATGTAACTGACAGTTACAGAATGAtggaaaaacataaatatgaaaaaaaatcaatccctTAAAATTTTCTTTATGATTCACGTGTCACCTTCACTCTGGCCATATTCACATGAGGGTATGAAGATATTCAGCCAATGATTTGACTGTGGTTCAAACTGAGGATGGTTGATGAGTGAGAGGCTCTCACTGATTGAAATTACTTTACCCTGTGATTTGATTTTGTTTCTCAAGTTTAACTATAATTTAACGTGATTCATGCAGTAGTACTATGTTTGTGACAGACCTTGTCTATACTTCACTGTAACATTTTGCTGCCTGTACACATAAGACAACATGATTGTTGGAGAATTATATCACAGCACTTTGAATGTATGgattatttgtatgtgttttttgtgcacCAACACAGTAGTCTTCACTGTGAATCTTGCAGCACATTATTTTCCTTAAACCTGCTATAATCTATATTCACTTTGAGCAGTGAATCAAAGGACCTTGTAATGTGAAACATTtgctaaaatttaaaaatgtaaaactcacTGACAATAAGGTTCTAAAGGGCTTGCAAGCTtctttgctccttttttttacattaggGCAGACATTGCAAGCTAAAAAGCTCTGATGAACCCTCTGTACACCAGGTACCTTACTGGCAAACAGACAAAGGGTTACAAAGAGTTAAAGTTATAAGTGACGGATAAACTCAAGCATCCTGTTAGCTGACATTTTGTTGATGGGTAAGAGCTACACATAGAATAAATTTGGGCTTGTATTTGTCAGATgggcaggaacaaaacttttgTGTAGTAGACAGTTTGATGTCATCTAGTTTGCTCCCCACAGTGAAAAAGAAAGTTCATGGACACGTCAATCCActcatgtcatttcaaaaagaACGGTGGCACCGGTGCTTCCTAACaagacacaaagagacagagctgcacaggTTACATGCAAGCAGCTGACAGCTGTAAAAAGCAAACAAGTGTATCtcctaaaatgttgaactattcctctGCAGAGGTAGCATTTTCAAGGGCAAAGACTTCTAAACCTGACCTTGTCCAATGGTAAGTAGCACAAGCTAGCAACTGAGCTAACCAGCTATAGCGGCAGGTTTTTATATACTCAATGCAAGGctccttttaatttattttagttcATGTGGTTTATGATGTACTGAAATTGTGGCCACAAATTCTGCACAACTTTGGTGATTGCTGTTGTCATAGTTACCACATCCGTAACTGTCCTCGGTGCACTCTGGATTGAAGTTGGAGGATTAAAATGAACAGGTTGAcatcaaactgttttaatgaACCACTGCCAGTGTTATGTTTGCTAACCAATAATTACTGTCCAAAATGTGGATAACAGGTTGGTAATGTTGCTGTGTATCAGAGATTGTttttctgccccctagtggctaaaaattatgcatttttaagCATGTTAGCGAGAGTGCAAAATGAAGGACTGTCATGATCTAGTTATGACAAATTTTGAATAGCTTTATATagttgttgttcttgtttttttaacatattgtGCATTAAGAAAATGACATCCTTTTACATGATGATCAGGGGGAGATCTAAAATGACGGCCAAATTTTATGAAAGAGTAGTAGGATGAAAGGATTAGCATCATAACAAATAgcattttatgttatttttgtgcgttttttaaagtgtaactTCAATTTATATAAATCCCTGAAGCAAATTGTATTgctatttaatttagtttatatAAGGATAAACAAATCTTCTTCTTTAAAATGGCTCTTAGtttacaaaaatgtgcatcagctGTAGCTGGAGGTGACAGTCCTGGCACATTTGATATATTAGATGCATTTTTTTGACCCAGATAACAGTTCATTATCAGTCCCGACCAAGCAGAGAAAGATAAGTAACtgttgtggaaaaaataaatagtgaAATTAAAACCATTTTATCAACATGACCTGTCATAGAATTTCAATGCATTTGCAAAGGTTTGAGGGGTTGTCAATACGCTTAATCATCTTTTACTGACTTACATGGATCCACAGGATGCTGACACTGCTGTCTCATTAGTTTCCAGAGGTGTTGAaacattctttttaaaaacaggaagaaaaagggTCCCTTTCTGATGGAATAATGAATCTAAAAGGTGAAAAGTGAAGGTTGCTCATATTTGTAATTTGTTTCCAACGCTTTTGGGAGTCACCCTTCACATTGCCAAACCTCAGAAAAAGGTCTTGCATTgtgttgcatttgtgtgtgtgtttgagtcagTCACGTCTTTTTATCAGCCTGCACATACGCACAGCCTATTGCCTTGAGACAAAAGGGGTCAAACAGTTAACCATTGTTGGTGTGATGACAGACAGCAAACTGGAGAAGCGGTGCACAAGGCAGTGTTCTGCAGGGGCTGGCATAGACTAGCAccagtctctcacacacacagataaaaaagcAAGGCTCACGCTGCATTTTAACAACACAGAAATCCTATAATCCTCACTTACATGAGTCTGTCTTTTGACCTACAGTGTACAGTAGCAATGGCAGGTTGTGTACCCATGCATGACAGCAAGAGGAGGCGAGCAGAGCAAAGAGAAAAGCAGGTTTGATACTGAGTAGAGAGAAGTGTGGGAGGTGAGGATTCAAAGCGTTTCTGTCAGgccaaaagagagaaaatgtgatgtGAACACAAAAAAGCTTGGGCAATAAAACCAGCCGAATGTGTTTTGCCAACTTATTGTAAGCCCAAAAGAAGAATTCACATATTTTCCCCACTGAAAATGTCTATCTTTAGGATGTGAAATGTGTATATTTCAACCCATATCACAGTTGTGAAGGATTTTGGCATTTCTGTGCTTTTGTGTTCAACAGAATATCAAAGCTCAGTTTAGTTTATCTTCTGTAGGTGTAGTCTTAAAAAAAGGTAGCCTACACATGTAAAGTGCTTCATTAAGTCACATTAAAATACAGTGCATATGAAACATGTTCTGATCTGCACCAGTACAACACTATTTGATATTACACAATTTAGCATAAGTAATCTCTCTTATAAATATAGATTTGAAAAGAGTTTTTGCAAATGTGATTCTGTTCACACTCAaacttaaaggtagaatatgtagaatgagcagaacaacgccatctaatgtctcgagatcgtagtcgcaacaaccaaaaagtaattccagcagtcgggttgccaggtccggtgccggattttattttagctctaactctgtaaatataccactttatccacatgtctaacctttttaggcgagaaagtagccctttagatcatcaatgtgacgctaatttgtccaaataacatctgcttaaagttttgttcctgcgaattcggagccactcaagttagccgtagcgagtaacgcacttccggtcattttcacaaaataaaacacccgttgccttttattattaagaaaaccataacgatagaattggtgcttttattttgaaaacaggaagcgaacgtaccctcgctgtaactgacttgaaaccaccgaggtacattacattgtaacacgccagtgggagtgtcactacccgatgtgagtcgctgtcactacccgatgtagcagcaatgtctctgcatgtactgcctaatcctaagcaccgattggtttgtgtgtggtgtcgtcagaagcagaagaggctcacggtcgtaaacatctagtcacgtgtactctgagatggacgcgcaggtcaggaaatgacgtaaacagACCGTATATGGGTTGTTATTTGGGTTGTgtctaaatacatggacatattgaggaaaatattccggttttatggaaacggatttcatatttcacaagaatggatacttggcgagctgtacataaagtcctgtgtcataagatgatcgttgtggataaagggaagactttgaaggtatgtaggcattatagcttttctcacttagctgagtggctagccaagctaatcgctaatactattacggctgtgagcaaccatataagtcgtgagtggtcttgaatgaatcagaacaatctaagctttccaaacaatgtacggcatgagtatatatgtttaagggttggtgtttaaaacattcagaagaacgtgtggctacctcctaacatccgtcccgtcccgtgaacggaacagcgtgcgttaagaggttaatgatcaaattaGTAGGGAGGTTAAGCCCAAAAAATAGGCCTTTGACTTCAAGTCATGATGCAAAGGTCCCCTTTGGTATGGAAGTACCTTAGGGTCATACAAATAAATTTATCCAAAGACACAAGTGAGATCACACTTTGTATCGGAAATacgcacatttttaaaaaatgcccaCCGACCATACTTGAGAGGCCCAtatctttgtttctgttataGATATAATGACACATTTGGTGTCAAAGTGTACATTTTTGGGGTCAAGGAATCCAATAAAATAGGTTTCAAGACTAAAAAAACCAACAGTTTTCTGCTACCATGATAATTGGGGGTTAATAGGCacatttcacataaaaaaatgtgtcatcagaGTGActtaacttgtttttcttttccttcaaaaagtttatttttttatttaagcagTGCAGCTACTTCATTGCATTATATTTGTCCTAAGTAGCACGAGATTTCGACCAGTCAGGAGTAGCCTATGTGTTGTAATgtgaatgtgatgtgatgtgtaaGGGGAGTCCCTGAGGCAGA from Scomber japonicus isolate fScoJap1 chromosome 7, fScoJap1.pri, whole genome shotgun sequence encodes:
- the LOC128362138 gene encoding transmembrane protein 125, with the protein product MPELDNFPPLRGHRGPELGLNGHVDPAQIQHSILEEQVELWWFRDPGKSLLCYCVAVFLILGCGLGGVGLLSTTTSVSSEWRLGAGTALCLLALGVLLKQLLSSAVQDMNCVRSRQRIDMLKSGGLSDLLVVLITGLSLLICGGVLLHLALANHMPKPGQALNDMYISGVVLLAGGGAAVLGVGIYSVVVVLLERTRHGRRFVDQVLNIFTVSGHMDRQARRETTSSLANLI